The Pyrus communis chromosome 2, drPyrComm1.1, whole genome shotgun sequence genome includes a window with the following:
- the LOC137725648 gene encoding serine carboxypeptidase-like 31: MNIVSKATAFFVLALVALLFVEPVSGRTKRASTEKLNNNSLGTQDLVTNLPGQPAADFKHYAGYVTVNETNGRALFYWFYEAASNPDGKPLVLWLNGGPGCSSVGYGATQEIGPFIVDTDGSGIKSNNYSWNKEANMLFLESPVGVGFSYSNTTSDYDNLGDEFTANDAYNFLHKWYLKFPTYRTRTFYISGESYAGKYVPELAELIYDKNNDPSLHIDLKGILLGNPETSDADDWRGLVDYAWSHAVISDETHKIIRESCDFDRNDTWSNKDCTLAVDEVLKQYKEIDIYSLYTSVCIGDTASSTDGSMQVMMKRTSTMMPRIMGGYDPCLDGYSKTFYNRPDVQKALHVSDGVRLKNWTICNEKIFEDWAYSKPSVLPIYKKLIAAGLRIWVYSGDTDGRVPVLSTRYSLSALGLPITKAWRPWYHEKQVSGWFQEYEGLTFATFRGAGHAVPCFKPSNSLALFTSFLLGDPLPTARV; this comes from the exons ATGAATATTGTATCAAAAGCGACGGCTTTCTTTGTTTTGGCTCTCGTTGCACTGCTGTTTGTGGAGCCTGTTTCGGGTAGAACGAAAAGGGCTAGTACTGAGAAACTGAACAACAACTCATTGGGGACTCAGGACCTTGTGACCAACTTGCCCGGCCAGCCTGCTGCAGACTTCAAGCACTACGCTGGCTATGTGACCGTGAACGAAACAAATGGGAGGGCTCTTTTTTACTGGTTTTATGAGGCTGCCTCCAACCCAGACGGAAAGCCTCTTGTGTTGTGGCTTAATGGAG GTCCTGGGTGCTCTTCTGTGGGATATGGAGCAACCCAAGAGATTGGTCCATTCATAGTGGACACTGATGGAAGTGGAATTAAATCTAATAACTACTCATGGAATAAAG AGGCCAATATGTTATTCTTGGAATCTCCAGTTGGGGTTGGCTTTTCATATTCTAATACAACTAGTGACTATGATAATCTCGGCGATGAGTTTACAG CGAATGATGCGTATAACTTCTTGCATAAGTGGTATCTCAAGTTCCCAACATACAGAACAAGGACCTTCTACATTTCTGGGGAGAGTTATGCAG GAAAGTATGTTCCAGAGCTCGCCGAGCTCATATATGACAAGAACAATGATCCTTCCCTTCATATTGATCTCAAGGGTATCCTG TTGGGTAATCCTGAAACATCTGATGCTGATGACTGGAGAGGTCTGGTAGATTATGCTTGGAGTCATGCTGTGATATCAGACGAAACTCACAAGATAATACGCGAAAGCTGTGATTTCGACAGAAATGATACTTGGAGTAACAAGGATTGTACTCTAGCTGTGGATGAAGTGCTAAAACAGTACAAGGAGATAGATATTTACAGCCTTTACACCTCGGTCTGCATTGGTGATACGGCAAGCTCAACTGATGGTTCGATGCAGGTCATGATGAAACGCACATCTACGATG ATGCCAAGGATTATGGGTGGCTACGATCCATGTCTCGATGGATATTCAAAAACCTTTTATAACAGACCAGATGTGCAAAAGGCCCTCCATGTTAGTGATGGTGTCCGGCTCAAGAACTGGACCATCTGCAA CGAAAAAATATTTGAGGACTGGGCATATTCGAAGCCTTCCGTTCTTCCTATATACAAGAAACTCATTGCAGCAGGACTTAGAATATGGGTGTACAG CGGAGACACAGATGGAAGAGTTCCAGTGCTTTCCACAAGATACAGCTTAAGTGCTCTAGGATTGCCTATTACTAAGGCATGGAGGCCTTGGTACCACGAGAAGCAg GTGAGTGGATGGTTTCAAGAATATGAAGGTCTTACATTTGCAACATTTAGAGGAGCTGGGCATGCAGTTCCCTGCTTCAAACCAAGCAACTCACTGGCTTTATTCACGTCTTTTCTCCTCGGCGATCCTCTCCCAACTGCTCGAGTATAA
- the LOC137725649 gene encoding NAC transcription factor 25-like: MESTDSSSGSQHPQLPPGFRFHPTDEELVVHYLKKKAASIPLPVTIIAEVDLYKFDPWELPSKATFGEQEWYFFTPRDRKYPNGARPNRAATSGYWKATGTDKPILTSIGSHSVGVKKALVFYGGKPPKGIKTNWIMHEYRLINNNTTANMSFSTTKPSDAANKKASLRLDDWVLCRVYKKNNAQRPTMSMEGDHFLHKAEDSNSSMEEGMFLHPSILPTQKPPPFPPPLSSKLPTTNYTALLESDYHESFFEGIISSSDHQQGSHSHHHDHDHDQFGAISTSSSKTSIPLKRQLSSPFWNDVGSIGSAAATTTTSSSKRFQADLNGENNSFVSMLNQMPQGTAPFYPNPALLGSLGDEVLRPQFQLPSMNWNS, from the exons ATGGAGAGCACAGATTCATCATCGGGTTCACAGCACCCGCAGCTCCCACCGGGGTTCCGCTTCCACCCGACGGACGAAGAACTGGTGGTCCATTACCTCAAGAAAAAGGCCGCCTCCATCCCGCTTCCGGTCACCATCATCGCAGAGGTAGACTTGTACAAGTTTGATCCATGGGAACTACCAA GTAAGGCAACATTTGGGGAGCAAGAGTGGTATTTTTTCACTCCAAGGGACCGGAAGTACCCGAATGGGGCACGGCCAAACAGGGCAGCAACTTCAGGATATTGGAAGGCAACCGGGACCGATAAGCCTATTCTAACATCAATCGGAAGCCACAGCGTCGGTGTGAAAAAAGCTCTTGTTTTCTATGGAGGGAAGCCCCCAAAAGGGATTAAAACCAATTGGATTATGCATGAGTATCGCCTTATCAACAACAACACAACCGCCAATATGAGTTTTAGTACCACTAAGCCTTCTGATGCAGCGAACAAGAAAGCCTCCCTAAGG CTTGATGATTGGGTTTTGTGCCGGGTTTATAAGAAAAACAATGCGCAAAGGCCTACGATGTCTATGGAGGGTGATCATtttcttcacaaggccgaggaCTCTAATAGTTCTATGGAAGAGGGTATGTTTCTCCACCCATCAATATTGCCAACTCAAAAACCGCCGCCGTTCCCGCCACCACTGTCATCAAAGCTGCCAACTACAAATTACACGGCGTTGCTTGAAAGCGATTATCACGAGAGCTTTTTCGAGGGCATAATATCGTCAAGTGATCATCAACAAGGCTCTCATTCTCATCATCATGACCATGATCATGATCAGTTTGGAGCCATATCAACTTCAAGCTCAAAAACCAGCATACCCTTGAAACGTCAACTTTCATCGCCATTTTGGAACGACGTGGGATCGATAGGGTCTGCTGCTGCCACTACTACTACTTCATCGAGCAAAAGGTTTCAAGCTGATCTCAACGGTGAAAACAACTCATTTGTTTCCATGCTGAATCAGATGCCACAGGGTACGGCGCCGTTCTACCCTAATCCTGCACTTCTTGGTTCACTAGGAGATGAGGTTTTGCGCCCACAGTTTCAACTCCCAAGCATGAACTGGAATTCATAg
- the LOC137725336 gene encoding alpha-galactosidase-like, which yields MDWKRRSSLFVLLFVISCIFNVIDALNLKNSTHQAEYGRFLLANGVATTPPMGWNSWNHFGCNNITEATVKTTADALVSTGLAALGYKYVNIDDCWAERNRDSSGNLIAKSSTFPSGIKALADYVHARGLQLGIYSDAGNYTCSKTMPGSLGHEEQDARTFAEWGVDYLKYDNCYPDGSKPQIRYPIMSSALLKTGRPILYSICEGGQEDPAKWAGQYGNVWRTTDDIQDTWESITWIADQNNIWKTYAGPGKWNDPDMLEVGNGGMSVEEYRSHFSIWAVMKAPLLIGCDIPSASKETLQILGNKEVIDVNQDPLGVQAGKLRSKDNLEVWAGPLSNKRVVVVLWNRGGSLAPITVTWKEVGLSPNTPVTVRDLWAHSFVSRSMLTGLTANVAPHGCKMYVLTP from the exons ATGGATTGGAAACGCAGGAGCTCACTCTTTGTTCTGCTCTTTGTTATCTCGTGTATTTTCAATGTGATTGATGCTCTGAACTTGAAGAATAGTACTCACCAAGCAGAATACGGTCGGTTCCTCCTTGCCAATGGCGTTGCTACTACACCTCCAATGGG TTGGAACAGTTGGAATCACTTCGGATGCAATAATATAACTGAAGCCACAGTGAAGACCACTG CGGATGCTCTTGTTTCAACTGGCTTGGCAGCACTCGGATACAAATATGTCAATATAG ATGATTGTTGGGCTGAAAGAAACAGAGACAGTAGTGGTAACCTAATAGCAAAATCGTCAACTTTTCCATCTGGAATCAAGGCCCTTGCTGATTATGTTCACGCAAGGGGTTTACAACTCGGCATATACTCCGATGCTGG TAATTATACTTGCAGCAAAACAATGCCAGGCTCACTTGGGCACGAAGAGCAAGACGCAAGAACCTTTGCTGAATGG GGTGTCGATTATTTGAAGTACGATAACTGCTACCCCGATGGCTCTAAACCTCAAATCAGATATCCTATAATGAGTTCTGCATTGCTAAAGACTGGAAGGCCAATCCTGTACTCCATATGCGAAGG GGGACAAGAGGATCCTGCGAAATGGGCTGGTCAGTATGGCAATGTGTGGAGAACTACGGATGACATTCAGGACACTTGGGAAAG CATCACGTGGATTGCAGATCAAAACAACATTTGGAAGACATATGCAGGCCCTGGCAAGTGGAACG ATCCTGACATGTTGGAAGTGGGAAATGGAGGGATGAGTGTAGAGGAGTATCGATCTCATTTTAGCATTTGGGCAGTCATGAAA GCTCCTTTACTTATCGGATGTGACATCCCATCTGCGAGCAAGGAAACTCTTCAGATTCTTGGAAATAAAGAGGTTATTGATGTTAATCAGGATCCACTCGGAGTTCAAGCGGGGAAACTGCGATCCAAAGATAACCTAGAA GTGTGGGCAGGACCATTATCAAATAAAAGAGTGGTGGTAGTGTTGTGGAATAGAGGCGGGTCATTAGCTCCTATAACTGTGACATGGAAGGAAGTTGGACTCTCGCCAAATACACCTGTTACAGTCAGAGACTTATGGGCG CACTCATTTGTTTCAAGGAGCATGCTTACTGGGCTGACTGCAAATGTTGCTCCTCATGGTTGTAAGATGTATGTCCTGACTCCTTAA
- the LOC137726191 gene encoding alpha-galactosidase-like, with the protein MDWKGRSALFVQLIVVTCIFNVIDALNFKNNTHQAEYGQFLIANGVARTPPMGWNSWNHFHCNISEATVKTIADALVSTGLAALGYKYVNLDDCWAERNRDSSGNLIAKSSTFPSGIKALADYVHARGLQLGIYSDAGYYTCSKKMPGSLGHEEQDARTFAEWGVDYLKYDNCNHDGSKPQIRYPIMSSALLKTGRPILYSICEWGQEDPAKWAGQYGNAWRTTGDIQDTWESITSIADQNNIWATYAGPGKWNDPDMLEVGNGGMGVEEYQSHFSIWAVMKAPLLIGCDIPSASKETLQILGNKEVIDVNQDSLGVQARKLRSKDDLEVWAGPLSRKRVVVVLWNRGRSLAPITVTWREIGLSPDKPVIVRDLWAHSFVSRNKHTSLTANVASHGCNMYVLTP; encoded by the exons ATGGATTGGAAAGGCAGGAGCGCACTCTTTGTTCAGCTCATTGTTGTCACATGTATTTTCAATGTGATTGATGCTCTGAACTTCAAGAACAATACCCATCAAGCAGAATACGGTCAGTTCCTCATTGCCAATGGCGTTGCTCGTACACCTCCAATGGG TTGGAACAGTTGGAATCACTTCCACTGCAATATAAGTGAAGCCACAGTGAAGACCATTG CGGATGCTCTTGTTTCGACTGGCTTGGCAGCACTTGGATACAAATATGTCAATCTAG ATGATTGTTGGGCCGAAAGAAACAGAGATAGTAGTGGTAACCTAATAGCAAAATCGTCAACTTTTCCTTCTGGAATCAAGGCACTTGCTGATTATGTTCACGCAAGGGGTTTGCAACTCGGCATATACTCTGATGCTGG TTATTACACTTGCAGCAAGAAAATGCCAGGCTCGCTTGGGCACGAAGAGCAAGACGCTAGAACCTTTGCTGAATGG GGTGTTGATTATTTGAAGTACGATAACTGCAACCATGATGGTTCTAAACCTCAAATCAGATATCCTATAATGAGTTCTGCATTGCTAAAGACTGGAAGGCCAATCCTGTACTCCATATGCGAATG GGGACAAGAGGATCCTGCGAAATGGGCTGGTCAGTATGGGAATGCTTGGAGAACTACGGGAGACATTCAGGACACTTGGGAAAG TATCACGTCAATTGCAGACCAAAACAACATTTGGGCTACATATGCAGGCCCTGGCAAGTGGaatg ATCCTGACATGCTGGAAGTGGGAAACGGAGGGATGGGTGTAGAGGAGTACCAATCTCATTTTAGCATTTGGGCAGTCATGAAA GCTCCTTTACTTATCGGATGTGACATCCCATCTGCGAGCAAGGAAACTCTTCAGATTCTCGGAAACAAAGAGGTTATTGATGTTAATCAGGATTCACTCGGAGTTCAAGCGAGGAAACTGCGATCCAAAGATGACCTAGAA GTGTGGGCAGGACCGTTATCAAGGAAAAGAGTCGTGGTAGTGTTGTGGAATAGAGGCAGGTCATTAGCTCCTATAACTGTGACATGGAGGGAAATTGGACTCTCGCCAGATAAACCTGTTATTGTTAGAGACTTATGGGCG CACTCATTTGTTTCGAGGAACAAGCATACTAGTCTGACTGCAAATGTTGCTTCTCATGGTTGTAATATGTATGTCCTGACTCCTTAA